The following are from one region of the Paenibacillus bovis genome:
- a CDS encoding barstar family protein, which yields MNDKYTIYDWNEQNIGYFQELRLENDESCRQHLSIYGFLKNPDYTADQSLDHIYVGILDTRGAMIGHYDFPLKRVIKPIESLPFSHDGDWEVLVHTYEQVARTRRIFEMWDLLRDPLQLRSGLWIDFTLEERKIWQKVAQSYALQTNSWRNQGQEGVTIHLDGRLITDQYAFFLMLGEQLNGPAGYYGSSLDAIDDCLCGDFGPVPPFTVIWSDYQYMENNELLQRKNENGYTMLEVIQTSISILEESGVTIIKE from the coding sequence ATGAACGATAAATACACGATTTATGACTGGAACGAACAAAATATCGGTTATTTTCAAGAACTGCGGCTAGAAAATGATGAGAGCTGCAGACAGCACTTATCGATCTATGGATTTCTTAAAAACCCGGACTATACTGCTGACCAATCACTGGATCATATCTACGTTGGCATTCTGGATACCCGTGGAGCGATGATTGGTCATTATGATTTCCCGTTGAAAAGAGTAATAAAACCTATAGAATCACTTCCTTTTTCACATGATGGTGACTGGGAAGTACTGGTTCATACGTATGAACAGGTAGCACGAACCCGGCGTATTTTTGAAATGTGGGATTTGCTTCGTGATCCGCTGCAGCTGAGAAGCGGTTTGTGGATTGATTTTACTCTGGAAGAACGCAAGATCTGGCAGAAAGTTGCCCAAAGCTATGCGCTGCAGACCAATTCCTGGAGAAATCAGGGACAGGAGGGGGTCACTATTCATCTGGACGGACGTCTGATTACAGATCAGTATGCTTTTTTCTTGATGCTGGGTGAACAACTAAATGGACCTGCAGGATACTATGGCAGCAGCCTGGATGCAATAGACGATTGTCTGTGCGGCGATTTTGGACCGGTACCGCCTTTTACAGTGATCTGGTCGGATTATCAATATATGGAGAATAATGAACTGCTGCAAAGAAAAAACGAGAATGGCTATACTATGCTGGAAGTCATTCAGACCAGTATTTCTATTTTGGAAGAAAGTGGAGTTACAATTATCAAAGAATAG
- a CDS encoding glycoside hydrolase family 13 protein, with the protein MKKTWWKESVVYQIYPRSFMDSNGDGIGDIPGIISKLDYLQLLGVHVIWLCPVYESPNDDNGYDISNYQNIMDEFGTLDDWEQLLDGLHQRGMKLIMDLVVNHSSDEHAWFMESRQSKDNPYRDYYIWRPGKDGREPNDWSSFFSGSAWQYDETTEEYYLHLFSKKQPDLNWENPTVREEVYKMMTWWLDKGIDGFRMDVINLISKDPKLPDAREETPELGTAEPDQKFPYHFGGKYFVNGPRVHEYLQEMNEKVLSKYDIMTVGEAINVTPEDGALYVGEDRNELNMVFHFELMRVDAGKGGKWDIRPWKLSEIKAIISKWQTLLHNKGWNSNYMNNHDQARMVSRFGNDTRYRKESAKMLGTLLHTLQGTPYIYQGEEIGMTNIRMPSIDDYQDIETLNMYQEYTAAGIDPDKVMESIYIKSRDNARTPMQWDDSEHAGFTTGQPWITVNPNHDKINVAEALKDQESIFYYYQKLIALRGEHDIIVYGDYHLLLPEDEQIYAYVRTYEGKQLLVVLNFCDQPVHFQLENSVQYEQYQLLISNYTVDEQQDIREMDLQPYEARVYKLNQ; encoded by the coding sequence ATGAAAAAGACATGGTGGAAAGAAAGTGTCGTGTATCAGATCTATCCGCGCAGCTTTATGGACAGTAACGGGGATGGAATAGGTGATATTCCGGGTATTATCAGCAAGCTGGATTATCTTCAGTTGTTGGGAGTGCATGTGATCTGGCTCTGTCCGGTGTATGAGTCTCCCAATGATGATAACGGTTACGATATTAGCAATTACCAGAATATCATGGATGAATTCGGTACACTGGATGATTGGGAGCAGCTGCTGGATGGTCTGCATCAGCGTGGAATGAAGCTGATTATGGATCTGGTGGTCAATCATAGCTCTGATGAACATGCCTGGTTTATGGAATCACGCCAATCCAAAGATAATCCGTATCGTGACTATTATATATGGAGACCGGGCAAGGATGGACGTGAGCCCAACGACTGGAGCTCTTTTTTCAGCGGATCGGCGTGGCAGTATGATGAGACGACAGAAGAATACTATCTGCATCTATTTTCCAAAAAGCAGCCTGATCTGAACTGGGAAAACCCGACGGTACGGGAAGAAGTATACAAAATGATGACCTGGTGGCTGGATAAAGGGATCGATGGATTCCGAATGGATGTAATCAATCTGATCTCCAAAGACCCCAAGCTGCCCGATGCGCGAGAAGAAACGCCGGAACTTGGTACCGCAGAGCCGGATCAGAAGTTTCCGTATCACTTTGGCGGCAAATATTTTGTCAATGGTCCGCGTGTGCATGAATACCTGCAGGAGATGAACGAAAAGGTACTGTCCAAATACGATATTATGACGGTCGGCGAAGCGATCAATGTAACGCCGGAAGATGGTGCGTTGTATGTAGGCGAAGATCGCAATGAGCTGAATATGGTATTTCATTTTGAACTGATGCGGGTAGATGCCGGCAAGGGCGGTAAATGGGATATTCGTCCATGGAAGCTTTCCGAGATCAAAGCGATTATCAGCAAATGGCAGACGCTGCTGCATAATAAAGGCTGGAACAGCAATTATATGAACAATCATGATCAGGCGCGAATGGTATCACGGTTTGGTAATGATACCCGTTATCGCAAAGAATCTGCCAAAATGCTGGGAACGCTGCTGCATACTTTGCAGGGAACCCCTTATATTTATCAGGGTGAAGAGATTGGGATGACCAATATCCGTATGCCATCTATCGATGATTATCAGGATATTGAAACGTTAAACATGTACCAGGAGTATACAGCTGCCGGTATAGATCCTGATAAAGTGATGGAGTCCATCTATATCAAGAGCCGGGATAATGCGCGTACACCGATGCAGTGGGATGATTCGGAACATGCCGGATTTACAACAGGTCAGCCATGGATAACGGTTAATCCGAATCATGACAAAATCAATGTAGCCGAAGCATTAAAAGATCAGGAATCCATTTTCTATTATTATCAAAAGTTGATCGCTCTGCGTGGAGAGCATGATATTATCGTCTACGGAGATTACCATCTATTGCTGCCGGAAGATGAGCAGATCTACGCTTATGTACGCACATATGAAGGAAAGCAGCTGCTGGTTGTACTGAACTTCTGCGATCAGCCTGTCCATTTCCAACTGGAAAACAGTGTGCAATACGAGCAGTACCAGCTGTTGATCAGCAATTATACGGTAGATGAGCAGCAGGATATTCGCGAGATGGATCTGCAGCCCTACGAAGCCAGAGTATACAAGCTAAATCAATGA
- the purT gene encoding formate-dependent phosphoribosylglycinamide formyltransferase has translation MWGAPMSRQAKKILMLGSGELGKEVVIEAQRLGVECIAVDRYPDAPAMQVAHRSHVIDMLNGQQLREVIALEQPDLIVPEIEAIATDVLVELEQEGYHVVPTATAARLTMDREGIRRLAAETLGLPTAAYRFADNLEQLKAAVAELGTPCVVKPLMSSSGKGQSVCRTPQDAEECWNTALEGARGKSVRVIVEAFVHFESEITLLTVRSASGTLYCPPIGHIQRDGDYVESWQPHYMTAEQLAEAQHIAGTITGHLGGYGLFGVELFLTADGVVFSEVSPRPHDTGMVTMVTQDLSEFALHVRAILGFEIPGVHLLTPGASATLKATQTSKDFVVGGLEEALKLPRTQVRVFGKPETKPGRRMAVALSADESVEIARKRAVEAAALLKEEYVHVD, from the coding sequence ATGTGGGGGGCCCCAATGTCTCGCCAGGCGAAGAAAATTCTGATGCTTGGCAGTGGAGAACTTGGTAAAGAAGTAGTTATCGAAGCTCAGCGTCTCGGCGTGGAATGTATCGCTGTAGACCGCTATCCGGATGCACCTGCTATGCAGGTTGCTCACCGTTCTCATGTGATTGATATGCTGAACGGGCAACAGCTCAGAGAAGTGATTGCTCTGGAGCAGCCGGATCTGATCGTACCCGAAATTGAAGCGATTGCGACGGATGTGCTGGTAGAGCTGGAGCAGGAAGGCTATCATGTCGTTCCTACTGCTACAGCTGCGAGATTAACGATGGATCGTGAGGGGATACGCCGTCTGGCAGCCGAGACACTGGGCTTGCCAACAGCAGCGTACCGGTTCGCGGATAATCTCGAGCAGCTCAAAGCAGCCGTCGCCGAACTTGGAACACCCTGCGTAGTAAAACCTCTGATGAGCTCGTCCGGTAAAGGACAAAGCGTATGCCGTACTCCGCAGGATGCGGAGGAATGCTGGAACACGGCGCTTGAAGGAGCCAGAGGCAAGTCAGTACGGGTCATCGTCGAAGCCTTTGTCCATTTTGAAAGTGAAATTACACTGCTAACGGTGCGTTCAGCCTCAGGTACCCTGTATTGTCCGCCAATCGGACATATTCAGCGGGATGGAGATTATGTCGAGTCGTGGCAGCCGCATTACATGACTGCGGAACAGCTGGCAGAAGCACAGCATATCGCCGGCACTATTACCGGACATCTGGGAGGATACGGATTGTTCGGAGTAGAGCTGTTTCTTACGGCGGATGGTGTAGTCTTCAGCGAAGTATCGCCAAGGCCGCATGATACGGGTATGGTTACGATGGTAACCCAGGACTTGTCCGAATTTGCCCTGCATGTGCGGGCCATTCTCGGTTTTGAGATTCCTGGCGTCCATCTGCTTACCCCTGGCGCATCGGCAACACTCAAGGCAACACAGACTTCAAAAGATTTTGTTGTTGGCGGACTGGAAGAAGCATTGAAGCTGCCGCGTACGCAAGTACGGGTATTCGGCAAACCGGAGACCAAACCGGGACGCCGGATGGCAGTGGCACTCAGTGCGGACGAAAGTGTGGAAATCGCGCGGAAGCGTGCCGTTGAAGCGGCCGCTCTGCTAAAAGAGGAGTATGTACATGTCGACTAG
- a CDS encoding DUF1450 domain-containing protein has protein sequence METIKYCSKNDKLGTKKVYQDIGVHFPEIEQQRKGCLSECKTCRRQPFAKIGKKQLVCSDSPEQLYKQLTAMINQSAADSATQKKQKPEKSIDSAKLHYGFNPRSKNELTISLDTVSAAKLSKKLSALQRAGEPRKMKAIRFKKSASLEARVVLAIAKDDSNQLEVKKNTLILHLTAHTLQELQVLLATYIEEGKLPVVDPFIFMRTKSDQKVQMHLTQSESIQHAVTG, from the coding sequence ATGGAGACGATCAAATATTGCAGTAAAAATGACAAGCTGGGTACCAAAAAAGTCTATCAGGATATCGGAGTACATTTTCCCGAGATCGAGCAGCAGCGCAAAGGCTGCCTGAGCGAGTGTAAAACCTGCCGCCGTCAGCCTTTTGCCAAAATCGGTAAAAAGCAGCTGGTCTGCAGCGATTCTCCGGAGCAGCTGTATAAGCAGCTAACAGCTATGATCAATCAATCTGCTGCTGATTCTGCAACCCAAAAGAAGCAAAAACCGGAAAAATCGATCGATTCTGCCAAGCTTCATTATGGATTCAATCCGCGCAGCAAAAATGAACTAACTATATCGCTGGATACTGTATCTGCTGCCAAACTATCCAAAAAACTAAGTGCACTACAGCGAGCGGGTGAGCCCCGTAAAATGAAAGCGATCCGGTTCAAAAAATCAGCTTCTCTCGAAGCCAGGGTTGTTCTGGCTATAGCCAAGGATGACAGTAACCAGCTGGAAGTGAAAAAGAATACACTCATTCTGCATCTGACAGCCCATACTTTACAGGAGCTGCAAGTGCTGCTCGCAACCTATATCGAAGAAGGCAAGCTGCCTGTAGTCGACCCATTCATATTCATGCGAACAAAATCCGATCAAAAAGTGCAGATGCATCTAACCCAATCGGAATCTATCCAACACGCGGTGACCGGTTAA
- a CDS encoding ABC transporter ATP-binding protein, with product MNNISVDDKQKVADTSASVRVEERFIYQDDELIDKAFNWGQFSRLFSYMKPYARQLLPFILLMMVLGTVTKLAVPLITGMAIDRAIQPANGIPSLKLLYGLTALALVLYLIQWAANAYRIKYTNIIGQRVIYDLRSDLFSHIQRLSFSFFDKRPAGSVLVRVTNDVNSLQDLFTNGAVNVMIDCVQLLGIVIILLFINWKLGLAVMLTVPIMFFVSTKLRKVIRRSWQEVRMKNSRINSHLNESIQGIRVTQAYTQEKQNMKYFDNMNLSSKQSWDKASAMNQMFGPLIEVTGGLGSVILFGFGTMLIASGEIEIGILVAFANYVSNFWDPINRLGNMYNQLLVAMASSERIFEFMDEEPSVADKPDARPMPRIRGDIVFKDVVFEYEPGRPALKGINLNVQAGQSIALVGHTGSGKSTIINLISRFYDIKSGQITIDGQDLRDVTLESLRSQISIVLQDTFIFSGTIRDNIRFGRLDATDEEVEAAAKAVHAHVFIEKLAKGYDTEVEERGNVLSMGQRQLLSFARALLADPRILILDEATASIDTETELRIQEALKVLLQGRTSFIVAHRLSTIRHADHIVVLDHGEIKEEGTHEQLIQRKGVYNGLIEAQFRFL from the coding sequence ATGAATAATATATCGGTGGATGACAAGCAAAAGGTGGCGGATACTTCCGCATCCGTACGGGTCGAAGAGCGGTTTATTTACCAGGATGACGAGCTGATCGACAAAGCGTTTAACTGGGGACAGTTCAGTCGCCTGTTCAGCTACATGAAGCCGTATGCGAGACAGCTGCTGCCCTTTATCCTGCTCATGATGGTACTGGGCACGGTGACCAAACTGGCGGTTCCACTTATTACCGGGATGGCGATCGACCGTGCTATTCAGCCAGCCAACGGTATACCCAGTCTGAAGCTGCTGTATGGGTTGACTGCGCTGGCACTTGTGCTGTACCTGATTCAGTGGGCAGCGAATGCGTACCGGATCAAGTACACCAATATTATCGGGCAAAGAGTCATTTATGATCTTCGCTCTGACCTGTTTAGCCATATCCAGCGTCTGTCCTTTTCTTTTTTTGACAAAAGACCAGCGGGTTCGGTACTCGTACGCGTCACGAATGATGTCAATTCCTTGCAGGATCTGTTTACCAATGGAGCGGTTAACGTCATGATTGACTGTGTACAGCTTCTGGGAATCGTTATTATTTTGCTGTTCATCAACTGGAAGCTGGGGTTGGCGGTTATGCTGACGGTGCCGATCATGTTCTTCGTTTCTACCAAGCTTCGTAAAGTGATCCGCCGTTCCTGGCAGGAAGTACGGATGAAAAATTCACGGATTAATTCCCATTTGAATGAATCTATTCAGGGAATCCGTGTCACCCAGGCCTATACTCAGGAAAAACAAAACATGAAGTATTTTGATAACATGAATCTGTCGAGCAAGCAGTCGTGGGATAAGGCATCTGCGATGAACCAGATGTTTGGACCGTTGATCGAAGTAACCGGTGGACTCGGCTCTGTTATCTTGTTCGGATTCGGTACGATGCTGATTGCGAGCGGGGAGATCGAGATCGGGATTCTGGTTGCGTTTGCCAACTACGTCAGCAACTTTTGGGACCCGATTAACCGGCTCGGCAATATGTATAATCAGCTGCTGGTCGCGATGGCATCCTCGGAGCGAATTTTTGAATTTATGGATGAAGAGCCGTCGGTAGCGGACAAGCCGGATGCACGGCCGATGCCTCGTATTCGCGGCGATATTGTATTCAAGGATGTTGTATTTGAATATGAACCCGGTCGTCCGGCGCTCAAGGGAATCAATCTGAATGTCCAGGCAGGACAATCGATCGCTCTGGTCGGTCATACTGGCTCGGGTAAATCCACCATCATCAATCTGATCAGCCGGTTCTATGATATCAAAAGCGGTCAAATCACGATCGATGGACAGGATCTGCGTGATGTGACGCTGGAAAGTCTGCGCAGTCAGATCAGTATCGTATTGCAGGATACCTTTATTTTCTCGGGAACCATTCGTGACAATATCCGGTTTGGCCGTCTGGATGCCACCGACGAAGAGGTAGAAGCTGCTGCCAAAGCCGTTCATGCCCATGTATTTATCGAGAAGCTGGCCAAAGGATATGATACCGAAGTCGAAGAGCGCGGCAATGTGCTGTCGATGGGGCAGCGTCAGCTGCTGTCTTTTGCCAGGGCGCTGCTGGCAGATCCGCGTATTCTGATACTGGATGAAGCAACCGCCAGTATCGATACGGAGACCGAGCTGCGGATTCAGGAAGCGCTCAAAGTACTGCTGCAAGGAAGAACATCCTTTATCGTTGCCCATCGGTTATCGACGATTCGTCATGCGGATCATATCGTCGTGCTTGATCATGGAGAGATCAAGGAAGAGGGAACGCATGAACAGTTGATTCAGCGCAAAGGAGTATACAACGGACTGATTGAAGCCCAATTCCGCTTTTTGTAA
- a CDS encoding GNAT family N-acetyltransferase, translating to MSTSVLMPVAEVRKFESKDVQALTGLMRELCYPMTESVLRDRMAALEGKPQFMTLVAEREGQVVGMIALYRKTSYDTGHQTSQITGLVISEAYRNKGIGRELITTAERQAREAGDHSVFVTGMNRDERLSSCSFYQHMGYEKIGCNFIKQM from the coding sequence ATGTCGACTAGTGTATTAATGCCTGTTGCGGAAGTCCGTAAATTCGAAAGTAAAGATGTTCAAGCTTTGACTGGCCTGATGCGTGAACTTTGTTATCCAATGACAGAGAGTGTACTGCGTGACCGGATGGCTGCCCTGGAAGGCAAGCCGCAATTTATGACCCTTGTCGCTGAGCGTGAAGGACAGGTAGTGGGTATGATTGCACTGTATCGCAAAACATCTTACGATACCGGTCATCAGACTTCCCAGATCACCGGCCTGGTGATTTCGGAAGCTTACCGCAACAAGGGGATTGGCCGTGAGTTGATTACGACAGCTGAGCGCCAGGCGCGTGAAGCCGGAGATCATTCCGTATTTGTCACCGGAATGAACCGTGACGAGCGTTTGTCTTCCTGCTCATTCTACCAGCATATGGGTTATGAGAAGATCGGCTGTAATTTTATCAAGCAAATGTAA
- a CDS encoding CAP domain-containing protein: MKFTQLKRIAASAAAAGLIAASLIAPASAQAAASNHSHYTHKAYVKLSSDRTLTGQNTATATADTYAFAAQVVDLVNQERSKAGLKALAVDTNLQTMGQDKAMDMYKNNYFSHTSPTYGSPFDMMKTYKISFRAAGENIAKGQTSPAQVMNSWMNSAGHKANILSKNYTHIGVGYVNGIWVQEFIGK, from the coding sequence ATGAAATTTACACAACTAAAACGTATCGCCGCATCGGCAGCAGCTGCAGGGCTTATCGCAGCCAGCCTGATCGCCCCAGCGAGTGCGCAGGCAGCAGCATCCAACCATTCACATTATACACACAAAGCTTATGTCAAATTATCTTCGGATCGTACGCTGACCGGGCAGAACACAGCAACCGCTACAGCTGATACGTACGCATTTGCCGCTCAGGTAGTGGACCTGGTCAATCAGGAGCGCAGCAAAGCCGGACTAAAAGCGCTGGCCGTAGATACCAACCTGCAGACCATGGGACAGGACAAAGCAATGGATATGTACAAAAACAATTATTTCAGTCACACTTCACCTACTTATGGTTCGCCGTTTGATATGATGAAAACGTACAAAATCAGCTTCCGCGCAGCTGGCGAGAATATTGCCAAAGGCCAGACTTCACCGGCACAGGTTATGAATTCGTGGATGAACAGCGCAGGACACAAAGCCAATATACTGAGCAAAAATTATACACATATCGGTGTAGGCTATGTGAATGGCATCTGGGTTCAGGAATTTATCGGTAAATAA